DNA from Osmerus mordax isolate fOsmMor3 chromosome 2, fOsmMor3.pri, whole genome shotgun sequence:
gcaggcatgAGCAAGCTTTAGCAAGCAGCATAATGACGGCGGGCCGTGGAGCGCTGAGAGGTGTCtagtgtgtctgtaactgtgaTCATAGGCTAACGTGTGTTAGCAGCACTGTCTAAACAGTCAGTGCTTAAGGACCTCCCACCTGTGCTGATtcacaggaagaggatgtgCTGTGTTGTCAGTTAACAGTGTCCAGGAAGGAGACAGGCTTTGCCCTTTGACAACAACACTGCACATATGTAATCAAGGGTTTAAATGAACATATCAAATGTTTATATATCCCATTTAGAGTACTTTAGTCCTTTATAGACTGGGGAGCTAGTGCTAACAGCTTTTGATTGTGGGTCAAAGAGATGGCTAGCCCATGACAACCTATGATGACATAAACTTTCATTCAATACACTCTCTAGTGTAAACCTGTTCCACTGTGTTCTGGATATTAAAATGAAATTAATGGAATAGAATGACCAGAACAGTCCCagtaccaccaagatccatcaGGGCCTGTCCTTCAAGCTGAGAAGCTACTAGGGGTGGGGGCATTAGACAAAAGCTGCAGCAACATTTTGCCCTTCTTTTGCCTTTCTTTCACGGTGCCTGTGATAGTGtctacatgcctgtgtgttagtgtgtcttAATATGTACAGTTAAGCAATGTTTTATGTTCCCTCCCTAGGAAGACTGCTCTTGAGTCTGAGCCACGCCCCTCACCCTTCCCAGCCTGCTCCTGTAggtcagcccccctcccttggaGTGGGCGTGGCCACAGGGTGGTCGTTGTAGCAATGAGCTTTGAGAGGCGCAGCAAAGGTGGGGTTCTGGTGGAGTTTGCGTATCAGTACACAGACAGAACTGGCAGCATCATCTCCATCAAACCCGATGAACATTACCTCCTCCTGAAGAAGACCAACGATAACTGGTGGCGTGTCTGCAAGGATGAGAGTTCAGAGTCCTTCTACGTCCCTGCCAAGTGTGTCAGGGAACTTCCCAGCAGGCTCCCACTGGACCATGCTGACCCCCCCAGACcagagaccaccagagtccctgAGACAAGACGACAACACAAGACACCACAGGTGGGTTTCAGTGTGGGGAACAGGGTCGTACTGAATGTAGAACAACATGGGGGGACAGTGAAATACCAGAAACAGTCTTTCACAGATATTTAGAAGCATCATTAGTTTATAAATGTGGTGTGTTACAGCAGTGGACATTGAACTGTTTTAAAGGATGAGACACTGTCCTGAAACCTGCTGTACAGATCCTCCCTGAAacaacacagggagcatgtgtacaaggacagtgggtaacacctgacacagtgtcaacatgtgacacaacacagggagcatgtgtacaaggacagtgggtcacacctggcacagtgtcaacatgtgacacaacacaaggagcatgtgtacaaggacagtgggtcacacctggcacagtgtcaacatgtgacacaacacaaggagcatgtgtacaaggacagtgggtAACACCTggcacagtgtcaacatgtgacacaacacagggagcatgtgtacaaggacagtgggtcacacctggcacagtgtcaacatgtgacacaacacagggagcatgtgtacaaggacagtgggtcacacctgacacagtgtcaacatgtgacacaacacagggagcatgtgtacaaggacagtgggtaacacctgacacagtgtcaacatgtgacacaacacagggagcatgtgtacaaggacagtgggtcacacctggcacagtgtcaacatgtgacacaacacaaggagcatgtgtacaaggacagtgggtAACACCTggcacagtgtcaacatgtgacacaacacagggagcatgtgtacaaggacagtgggtcacacctggcacagtgtcaacatgtgacacaacacagggagcatgtgtacaaggacagtgggtcacacctgacacagtgtcaacatgtgacacaacacagggagcatgtgtacaaggacagtgggtAACAACTgacagtgtcaacatgtgacacaacacagggagcatgtgtacaaggacagtgggtaacacctgacacagtgtcaacatgtgactGACTGAGGTTTAATCCATGTCACTTAATATGCACTTGTGTTTGCTTTTAAAATGCATTGTTGGTAAATTCTATAATATTGAAaattgtgtttgagtgttttgaTTTCATGACTAGACTGCATCATCTAATGTAGATAGCCTCTGATGATCAAGATAAATAATTTTCTGAACTTTTGACACCAATCCTCAGTCTGGCAGCAGTATTCCAACTTGATCCTGTGACAACTAGCCCCTGTCTctctattatcattattattaatgTATGAATCATTACTGTGTTTCAGAGGGCTGTCGCTAAAACGAGTCTCTCTGgggaacatgacatggacaccaaagctaagaggtaagatgagaatccatacttgttcatgactgttctccatctcagagctcagcagtgatattatgacatcatcattagtcagaataaatgagagactgaaggtctgtctctgttgtgttgaagcccaatccagcagagaccagcctcacctgtacccagctgtgtgtccatgaagagtgacaagtCTATGAATCTACCTATcaagttcagtgatggaggaggaccttctaatgaggaagggtatgtactgacctctgctggttaacctaaaacagggttagagatgctgactgtagatactaaagtatccctcatcacatccctactaaaacacagggttagagctgctgactgtagatactaaagtatccctcatcacatccctactaaaacacaggtttagagatgctgactgtagatactaaagtatccctcatcacatccctactaaaacacagggttagagctgctgactgtagatactaaagtatccctcatcacatccatactaaaacacagggttagagatgctgactgtagatactaaagtatccctcatcacatccatactaaaacacagggttagagatgctgactgtagatactaaagtatccctcatcacatccctactaaaacacagggttagagctgctgactgtagatactaaagtatccctcatcacatccctactaaaacacagggttagagatgctgactgccagcctggctgacatacagaccatgtggtaaaggttcacagtgagagatacagagtaacaacaggtctggaaacctgcctgtctgactcattcatgttgaacagcaacattaaagcctggatctgaccctactgatgaatgactacagcaacacatgttggacagtatgatatatctgtggtgtacggtgttcattttaggacatcctcagatctctgactcaagtgtcagactcaaacgaaaaggcgtcaGGTCTCAGACCAAACGTCTTCAGACTCCGGCGAAATggcttcagtctcagaaaaacctctgtcagtctcagacaaaacgccgtCAAACCAAACGCCGTCAGAAAAACGCCTTTCAGTCTCAGACTAAACTTTGTTAGAAAAAAAGTTGTCAGAgctagatgagggagctgttttttattttttatttttttatatatgatTTATTTGTAGAAATTTCAAAACAAGACTCAATGTACAATAGTCTTCACAAATAAGAAGTGAGAGGATGACATATCAGACAGCCAAATGGTGAGAATACACATtacagccccccacccctcacctccccttcccAAAACAAATATACAACAAAAGCAAGTtgatacacaaacagaaaagaaaattataaaagcaaacaaaacacaacaactgGCTGTTAAATGCTTGCAGTGGGAGATATCATGTTGATTTCATGTTGAACCGCAACATTTaagcctggatctgaccctgCTGATGATTGACTACAGtaacacatgttggacagtatgatatatctgtggtgtttactttagtgatttatatttgtaagacactttgttgtgtttgttgacaggatgagacagcagagaccagcctcatctgtacccagctgtgtgtccatgaagagtgacaagtCTATGAATCTacctatcatgttcagtgatagaggagggctttctaatgaggaagggtgtGTACTGACCTCTActggttaaactaaaacagggttgaagctgctgactgtagatactgacCTCTGATGGTATTCACTGTTACATAAGATGACAAATAATCTGATGTATAGAGTAATCATTAGATTCAGGATTATCAAATGACATTTCTACTAAACGAAGGTTAGAACTCATTCAAACACATGACTGTGGGAGCTGTTATTTAATATTATTTCATTAACATGTGGTGTTGGTCTTCTCTTTATGTATCTATGGTTTAACCACTAGACCACCATCAGACACATCAAcacctttgacctccttgtTGTGTTTGATCAGTGAGAGACAGGACCACAACCTACCAGTTCAGTGTGCTGCTTTAATGTTGAACTTTACCTGACattaacacagagacacaaccacaacacaaccacaacaaactACCCTGAAACTAATGCAGTTATGCAAGCCAGATCATACTACCATTAGGTCATTCCATGTCGTTGCAGACAAATGATtcaaagctgctctctctaATTCAGTAGAGACTAGAGCGAACCAGGATAAGCCTGTGAGTTACTTCTCCACCTTAAAAGACTTGACATTtactgtaaaaatgtaattttgTTATAATAGTTTTACATAcacccctccctgagtcaccaccttaccgcggtggaggggtttgcgtgtcctagtgatcctggaagctatgttgttgggggctttatgccccaggtagggtcacccagggcaaacaggttccaggcgaaggatcagacaaagcgtggctcaaaaacctaccatgaagaaaaagaacaatggttcccagttgcccctgcccggatgCGGGTCACCGGAGTccaccctggagccaggcccgggggtggggctcgatggcgagcgcctggtggccgggccttttcccatggggtccggtcgggcacagcccgaagatacaacgtgggacccccttccagtgggctcaccaggggtcatgggggtcgggtgcagtgtgagacgggcggcggccgaaggcaggggccttggcggtccgatcctcggctgcagaagctagctctagggatgtggaacgtcacctcgctggcgggaaaggagccggagctggtgcgcgaggtagagaagaccgcccggtcccaacacaagctcttctcctgtctggccccccaatggtggaatcaactccccacctccatcagagacactgactgtctctccaccttcaagaaaaggctcaagacgcacttgttccgggagtacaacggtacttaggaacggttcgcttgacccgatgttagtttcctcaaggatcacaatgactcttgcttagagacttgttgctcttgtggttagtggtaactgatttaaatttttggttctcgctgtgatatattgttttattactgttgcttgcttttttccacaggtacacttgcgcttatagctgttcatgttgtttggttgtgacttgtctaactacatgctcttatggttcttccctttggcacttactttggttgttcacaatgtgtgcttcatgttttggctactcgcgatgttttttggctatcttgttgttatgatcagtgacctatgcactttgtaaagctctctcttggaagtcgctttggataaaagcgtctgctaaatgaataaatgtaaatgtaaatgtaagttccggctagatatagtcggcctcgccttgacgcacagcatcggctccggaaccagtctccttgagaggggctggactctcttccactctggagttgccctcggttaGAGGCGTcgggctggggtgggaatacttgtttcccctcggttcggcgcctgttcgttggggttcaccccggtggacgagagggtagcctccctccgccttcgggtggggggacgggtcctcactgttgtttgtgcttacgcaccaaacggcagctcagagtacccacccttattggagtctctggggggggtgctggaaagcgctcctctcggagatgccctcgtcctcctgggggacttcaatgctcatgtgggcaatgaaagtgagacctggaggggggtgattgggaggaacggcccccccgatctgaacccgagcggtgttttgttgttggacttctgtgctagatacggtttgtccataacgaacaccatgttcaagcataagggtgtccatatgtgcacttggcaccaggacgcCCGAGGTCTCTCactagactttgtagtcgtgtcgtcggatctgaggcagaatgtcttggacactcgggtgaggagaggggcggagctgtcaactgatcaccacctggtggtgagttggctacgatggaggGGGAAGACCTaagcctccctgcttaggttgctgcccccgcgacctgaCCCCCGGAAatgcggaagatgatggatggatggatagtttTACATAGAAATAAGAGAGATCAGTGCAGCTCTAGTGAAAGTTTGACAACAAtaccctccctacacacacacagacacacacacagacatacatacacacacacacacacacacaccacacacacagacagcatgagaATCAGTATCcagccctgcaggtaccaggcctggtatgagcacagaccGGGCGGGGCTCAGCCCTCTTAGACTGgttgagaccagaaggtcttcaactcctgggtggaggagtgctgcagtgtctaaagcaggctgctagcaaacatgcagccctgtgaggtggaccctgatgtcattcttcagtgtctggttgaaacacaacacacttgtTTACCTGGGGGTGACAGTGCTCCTATCTTTGATGAATGTATTAAAGGAATAGTGCCTTGTAGTGGTATAGAAGATGGTTTACTTGGTAGTGATGGTATCACTCttatacagtgtgtctgtgtgtatgcatgagtggATACAGTCAAGTTTACCACTCATGCTTATGTATGATATACTCTTTAGTAGATTATCAGCCCTTGTACATGTGGTCCATGTGGTTAAGTAATGTAATCGCTTATCCTTAGAGATCAACAGGAGAAGTCTGAGTCAGACCAGAGTCACCATGAGGACTTGTCCTCCATATTCACAGTGAGTTTTGTGTTAATCTAAAGTACAAACAAGCCGGAATAATTTGTATCATATTGTTCTACTGTGTACATAGTTCCTGGTTCATCTAAtatcttccctctctgtttcaggtgcttgaggagactgtcatcaggtttgtgaagaaagagctgacgaggatgaagaggattctgagttcagatttcccagaaggcttagagagtcagagggGGGACCAGGAAGTGGTGGACCCTGAATATcagaagcaggagagcagtgcCAGAGAGGGAGCTCTGAAGATCACACTGAACGTCCTGAGGAACATGAACCAGAAGGAGCTGGCTGACACTCTGGAGAAAAGTAAGAGACTCCATATTTAGTTTTAGTTGACCGATTGATGGTATATGATGAAGGTTTGATATACAAAGAAAGTTATGAGACTCAGAGTAGCCCAATGTTGTGTAGATCTTCCTATGACCTTGTACTATGTGTGAGTATACTAAGCTGTTTCATTATTGTGTACCTGATAAATGATCatagatttgaaatatgttttgaatTGAATATAGAGGACACATTGTCAGTTCATAATCTGTGAATCATCAAAACTTCGtttaacaaaaaacacacacttaacatgtgttgttttttgtttagatGAGTGTGCTGAGATTTGTCGACAGAAACTCAAATCTGAACTAAGGAAGAAGTTTGAAACTGTGTTCGAGGGCATAGCTAAACAAGGAAACCCAACTCTTCTCAATAAGATCTACACAGATCTCTACATTacagagggtgagagtggagagatcaataaagaacatgaggtgagacagattGAGACAGCATCCAGGAAATCAGCAAGAACAGAAACAGCCATCACATGCAACAACATCTTTAAACCCTCAGCTGGACGAGACAAACCTATCAGAATTGTTCTGACAAAAGGAGTTGCTGGCATCGGAAAAACTGTCTCTGTGCAGAAGTTCATCACAGATTGGGCTGAGGGACTAACCAATCAGGAAATCCATTTCATTTTTCCTCTGCCGTTTCGAGAGCTGAATTTGTTGGATGGAGAAGAGTTCAGTCTGATGAAACTTGTACATCACTTCTTCTCGGAAACCAGAGGATCAGGAATCTCCAACTACGACAAGTACAacgttctgtttgtctttgactggctggatgagtgtcgactgcccttagccttcaaaaagaacaagagctggtgtgatgtcacagagtccacctcagtggatgtgctgctgaccaACCTGATCAGAGGAAagcttcttccctctgctctcatctggatcaccactcgacctgcagcagccagtcagatcccttctgagtgggttgacctggtgacagaggtacgagggttcaatgacccacagaaggatgagtacatcatgaagagatgcagtgatAAGATCCTGGCCGGGAAAATCATCTCACACATCAAGGCATCAAAGACTctctacatcatgtgccacatTCCAGTCTTCTCTTGGATTACTGTTACAGTCCTTGAACACATGCtaagaacagagaagaaagagaagatgcccaagaccctgactgagatgtacacaACCTTCCTGGTGTTACAGACCAAACAGAAGAAGGTGAAGTATGCTGGGAAAACTGAGACCGATCCACACTGGGATGAAGACAGCATTCAGAGTATTCTGTCACTGGGAAAACTGGCCTTCCACCAGCTGGAGAAAGGCAACCTGATTTTCTATGAGAAAGACCTGACAGAGTGCGGAATTGATGTCCGTGATGCCTCAGTGCACTCAGGAGTGTTCACACAGATCTTCAGACAGGATGGTAAAGTCTTCCAGGAGAAGGTGTTCTGCTTTGTCCATCTGAGCTTTCAGGAGtttctggctgctgtgtttgtgtttctctcattcATCAACAACGATGAGAATCTGATGTCTGAGACTCCATCAGCTTCCAGTTCCAAAAAAGTGTTGACTTTTTTCAGAGAGAAACCAGAAGTCCGATTCTACAAGAGTGCTGTGGACAAGGCCTTGCAGAGTAAGAATGGACAGCTggaccttttcctccgcttcctcctggGCCTCTCAATGGAGTCCAATCAGACTGAATTACGAGGCCTACTGACTCAGACAAGAAGCAAAACACAGAGCCATGAGAAAACAATCAAGTACATCAAGAAGAAGATCAGAAAGAATCCATCTCCAGAGAGATGCATGAATCTGTTCCACtgtctgaatgaactgaatgaccattctctggtggaggagatccaaCACTACCTGAGCTCAGGAAGTCTCTCCAGTGAGAAGAAGCTCTCATCTACACAGTGGTCAGCTCTGGTCTTTGTGTTGCTGACTTCAGAAGAGAAGATGGATGTGTTTGACCTGAAGATATACTCCAGATCAGAGGAAGGTCTTCTGGGGCTGCTGCCAGTGGTCAAAGACTCCAAAACTGCTCTGTATGTATAaggcttttattttttatataatatTACAACAGCACATATTGTGATAGTGTTTGATTATCGTATGTTCCTATTATACAAAACGTGACTGATGATGTCTCATGTTCTCCTTATGTTATTAGGCTGAATGACTGTAACCTCTCAGAACGGTGCTGTGAagcgctggcctcagctctcccctcctcagatctgacagagctggacttgagtaacaacaacctgggggattcaggcatgaagctgctctctgctggactggggaatccactctgcaagctggaaacactgaggtctgtattcaTGTTCAACATGACACAACCAGGGGACAGTGTTGTAATCAAGATCACCTAAACCGAGACCAAGGTGTATCAAGACTGAGACAAGAACAAGACTTTGAGGGGTCGAGACCGGGTCAAGACTAAGACCAAGACTGGGCGATACCGAGTCAAGTCCAAGACCAAGGCAGGGCGATACTGGGTCAAGACCAgaccactcaaaacacacaagcagtagGGTTTGACTCGGTAAAAAGTTAGATTTGATCTGTAACTGTGTATTTGAACTAAAAATTAGCTCTCTTAAAGTAGTGCAGTGTGCTTATGGCAATGCAACCCATTTAATacattagtttttttcttttcttagaGGCGCATTAGTACTTGGTCTCTGCTTTcacatctgtctctctcgaAGGAGCGCGGTACCGCAGCGTTTAACTTAGCTTTATTAAGCCGGGAGAGGTATGCAGCTGACATGAGTTAACGTTGAGGTAACATAACTTTATATTCATCATTAGCTACATAGCTTTAGGTGGCCTGGCTCGTTATCACAAACAAAACGTGCCAAGCAACTGAAACTAACCCCCTGAAACATACAGAATGTTACATAGCTAATACTTGCTGAATCTCTTTGTGTAatgggggaagagaagagttcTGAAGAGTTTTGGTACAGAGGCAGATTGCAAACGTTAGGTAGCTAAATTTGCTAGCATCACGTACGCTTAGCTTAcccttttttaatgttttctttCTAAATGCCGGTAAAAGTTTCATCTAGGCCTAGTCCCAGCCTCATCAGTGAGCGTCTCTTTGCATAATTACACaaggtgtgttttcttttggacATTATTGTAAACTCTTTGTGGTTCAGGTCTGCATACTTGTTCAACATAAGAAACCACAGTTATaatcacaccacacactgaatcacacaccacacactggtcATAAGTTTGTGGTCTATTAAAGGTACAAGGGGTCCGGCCAATGAATAGTCAGGGCAGTCAAGGGTCGTAATCCACAAGGAGTCATTCAGGTACAGGGCAGCAGGCAGGTTCGGAGTCAGGGCAGGCAGGATGTAAGGACCAGGGGAACTAAGAGGCAGAAAACGCTAAAGGAGGTAGAGAAAAATATGCTGGTACTGTAGGCTTGACAAACAAGAAGAACTGAACCTAAACAGAAAACACAGGATAAATGAGGGTaggaaggaagatgggagacaCCTGGAGGGGTTGGAGACAAACATGGGATGGGTGAAACAGATCAGGGTGGGACAGGAATCTCTTTAAGACATACTACTTCATTATGTTATTGTAGATTGACATGGCATTGTGTTTTGTATCTGTCTGCTAGTGTACTGTTGTCCCTGTGCTTGACACCACTATCCCTGCATCAAGGGTTGTGTGTCAGAAATAGCCAGAAAAGTATGCTGCTTGGTATACTGACAGACCTGCTATTGGATGTAATATGTAATACTTTCTTGGTGTATTGTACTACTATGACGATtttgtgaggaacagaagggtaaaatttaagaggccactgcaaatgttacccttctgttcctccctcaaAATGGTCCTTCTCCACTGttttaaaaaggaaagaaaaaggtacACTGCATGTACAATTTCTGACACTATAG
Protein-coding regions in this window:
- the LOC136959394 gene encoding LOW QUALITY PROTEIN: protein NLRC3-like (The sequence of the model RefSeq protein was modified relative to this genomic sequence to represent the inferred CDS: deleted 1 base in 1 codon), translated to MSLSGEREEGGTASKMSHPGEREEGVPASKTSLSGEHDMDTKAKSPIQQRPASPAPSCVSMKSDKSMHQPIMISDGGGPSNEEGMRQQRPASPVPSCVSMKSDRSMNPPIMFSDGGGPSNEEGMRQQRPASPVPSCVSMKSDRSMNPPIMFSDGGGPSNEEGMRQQRPASPVPSCVSMKSDWSMNPPIMFSDGGGPSNEEGMRQQRPASPVPSCVSMKSDRSMNPPIMFSDGGGPSNEEGMRQQRPASPVPSCVSMKSDRSMNPPIMFSDGGGPSNEEGPIQQRPASPVPSCVSMKSDKSMNLPIKFSDGGGPSNEEGMRQQRPASSVPSCVSMKSDKSMNLPIMFSDRGGLSNEEGDQQEKSESDQSHHEDLSSIFTVLEETVIRFVKKELTRMKRILSSDFPEGLESQRGDQEVVDPEYQKQESSAREGALKITLNVLRNMNQKELADTLEKNECAEICRQKLKSELRKKFETVFEGIAKQGNPTLLNKIYTDLYITEGESGEINKEHEVRQIETASRKSARTETAITCNNIFKPSAGRDKPIRIVLTKGVAGIGKTVSVQKFITDWAEGLTNQEIHFIFPLPFRELNLLDGEEFSLMKLVHHFFSETRGSGISNYDKYNVLFVFDWLDECRLPLAFKKNKSWCDVTESTSVDVLLTNLIRGKLLPSALIWITTRPAAASQIPSEWVDLVTEVRGFNDPQKDEYIMKRCSDKILAGKIISHIKASKTLYIMCHIPVFSWITVTVLEHMLRTEKKEKMPKTLTEMYTTFLVLQTKQKKVKYAGKTETDPHWDEDSIQSILSLGKLAFHQLEKGNLIFYEKDLTECGIDVRDASVHSGVFTQIFRQDGKVFQEKVFCFVHLSFQEFLAAVFVFLSFINNDENLMSETPSASSSKKVLTFFREKPEVRFYKSAVDKALQSKNGQLDLFLRFLLGLSMESNQTELRGLLTQTRSKTQSHEKTIKYIKKKIRKNPSPERCMNLFHCLNELNDHSLVEEIQHYLSSGSLSSEKKLSSTQWSALVFVLLTSEEKMDVFDLKIYSRSEEGLLGLLPVVKDSKTALLNDCNLSERCCEALASALPSSDLTELDLSNNNLGDSGMKLLSAGLGNPLCKLETLRLSGCHITEEGCASLSSTLKSTSFLRQLELSNNDLKDAGMKLLSAGLGNPLCKLETLRLSGCLVTEEGCASLASALRSNPFHLRELDLSYNHPGEKGLKLLSAGLEDPHCRLEKLNVDHGGECRIKPGPRRYACELTLDPNTAHRELSLSEENRKVTLSGETRPYPDHPERFENYHQVLCREGLSGRCYWEAEWSGGGADIAVTYKGISRRGVGYDCRLGYNNKSWSLECGVNSYSAWHNDKSTDIPAPPSSSHRVGVYLDWPAGTLSFYTVSSDTLTHLHTFHSTFTEPLYPGFRVWPDSSVSLCQVE